The following are from one region of the Anaerolineae bacterium genome:
- a CDS encoding F0F1 ATP synthase subunit gamma yields the protein MATTEAIRRRIESTEDLQSVVKTMKALAAAHIWQYQQAVAALDDYNHTLELGLQIVLNNRAAAIDIVQPKPEPRLGAIVLGSDQGMVGRFNEQITTFALDKMNERQVLQQDRHVLAVGMRITTGLEAAGQSVEDSFPVPGSIAGITPLVQDLLLQVDHWRSELELEQIVIFYNKPRSGAAYEPEISHLLPVDLDWLQQLQRKPWPTRMLPTFSMDWAELFAALLRQYFFVGLYRALAGSLASENASRLASMQAAEKNVEKKMDELNAEFHRERQRAITEELLDIVAGAEALN from the coding sequence ATGGCCACAACTGAGGCCATCCGTCGCCGCATTGAAAGCACCGAGGATTTACAATCGGTAGTCAAAACCATGAAGGCCCTGGCGGCGGCCCATATTTGGCAGTACCAGCAAGCCGTGGCGGCCCTGGACGATTACAACCATACCCTTGAGTTGGGCTTGCAAATTGTGCTCAACAATCGCGCCGCCGCTATTGACATTGTCCAACCCAAACCCGAGCCACGGCTAGGCGCGATTGTGCTTGGCTCCGATCAAGGGATGGTGGGCCGCTTTAATGAGCAAATCACCACCTTTGCCCTGGACAAAATGAACGAGCGACAAGTTTTGCAGCAAGACCGGCACGTGCTGGCCGTAGGGATGCGGATTACCACCGGGCTGGAAGCCGCCGGCCAATCTGTTGAAGATAGTTTTCCCGTGCCCGGCTCCATTGCGGGAATTACGCCCCTGGTGCAGGATTTGCTGTTGCAGGTGGATCATTGGCGGTCCGAATTAGAACTGGAGCAGATTGTGATCTTTTACAACAAACCCCGTTCCGGGGCCGCCTACGAGCCTGAAATAAGCCATCTGCTGCCGGTTGATTTGGATTGGCTGCAACAATTGCAAAGAAAGCCGTGGCCCACCCGGATGCTGCCCACCTTCTCAATGGACTGGGCCGAGCTTTTTGCCGCCTTGCTGCGCCAGTACTTTTTTGTGGGCCTGTACCGGGCTTTGGCCGGATCGCTGGCCAGCGAGAACGCCAGCCGGCTGGCCTCGATGCAGGCCGCCGAAAAGAACGTTGAGAAAAAAATGGACGAGCTTAACGCTGAGTTTCACCGCGAACGACAGCGGGCGATCACGGAAGAGTTGCTGGATATTGTGGCCGGGGCCGAAGCCTTAAATTAA
- a CDS encoding alternate F1F0 ATPase, F1 subunit alpha gives MPDDKPLLKTMLTDTFSRIEQLLEEQRAKLEVQEIGTLSYVGRGIARVSGLPGVRADELIRFHGSDSLGLAFNLDPAEVGVVLLGESEDLQAGVEVHRTGRIVDVPVGDALLGRIVDAVGRPLDEGGPIRTVERRPIERPAPAVMGRAPVNRPLQTGLKVIDALIPIGRGQRELILGDRQTGKSAIALDTIINQKDKDVVCVYCAVGQRDAAVAKLIDDLRRHDALAYSIVVVATGSDPAGLQFVAPYAATTMAEYFMEQGRDALIIYDDLTRHARAYRELSLLLRRPPGREAFPGDIFYIHSRLLERSTQLRADLGGGSLTALPIIETEAQNISAYIPTNLISITDGQLYLSPNLFQKGALPAVDVGRSVSRVGGKAQLNAYRAVAGDLRLTYSQFEELEAFARFGTRLDDETRHTLERGRRIREILKQEQYDPRPVAAQIAVLLAVIEGVFDQLPFDRIGRVEQQVREVLPEKLPDLHEQIQTGEALDDEERERLLKIVRQQIGSTYNQDQKGAGDGHN, from the coding sequence ATGCCGGATGACAAACCTCTCCTGAAAACAATGCTGACCGATACCTTCAGCCGGATCGAGCAGCTTCTAGAAGAGCAGCGGGCCAAATTAGAGGTTCAGGAAATCGGCACGTTGAGTTATGTGGGCCGGGGCATTGCCCGGGTATCCGGCTTGCCCGGCGTGCGGGCCGATGAACTGATCCGCTTCCACGGCAGCGACTCGCTGGGGCTGGCCTTTAATCTTGATCCCGCCGAGGTGGGCGTTGTTTTGCTGGGCGAAAGCGAAGATTTGCAGGCGGGCGTTGAAGTTCACCGCACCGGCCGCATTGTTGACGTGCCGGTAGGCGACGCTTTGTTGGGCCGGATTGTGGATGCCGTGGGCCGGCCACTGGATGAGGGCGGCCCTATTCGCACGGTGGAACGGCGGCCCATTGAGCGGCCCGCGCCCGCCGTGATGGGCCGCGCGCCGGTCAACCGGCCGCTGCAAACCGGCCTCAAAGTGATCGACGCCTTGATCCCCATTGGCCGCGGCCAGCGCGAATTGATTTTGGGCGACCGGCAGACCGGTAAAAGCGCCATTGCCCTGGACACCATTATCAACCAAAAGGATAAAGATGTTGTGTGCGTCTACTGCGCCGTGGGGCAGCGGGATGCGGCGGTGGCAAAATTGATTGACGATCTGCGCCGGCACGACGCCCTGGCCTATTCCATTGTGGTGGTAGCCACCGGCAGCGATCCGGCCGGCCTGCAATTTGTGGCCCCCTACGCCGCCACCACTATGGCCGAATATTTTATGGAACAAGGGCGGGATGCGCTCATTATCTACGACGACCTGACCCGCCACGCCCGCGCTTACCGGGAACTTTCGCTGCTCTTGCGGCGCCCGCCGGGCCGGGAAGCTTTCCCCGGCGACATTTTTTACATTCACTCCCGCCTGCTGGAGCGGTCCACCCAATTGCGCGCTGACCTGGGCGGCGGCTCGTTAACGGCGCTGCCCATCATCGAAACCGAAGCCCAGAACATTTCGGCCTACATCCCCACCAACCTGATCTCTATTACCGACGGTCAGCTTTATCTCTCGCCCAACCTGTTCCAAAAAGGGGCGCTGCCGGCGGTAGACGTGGGACGCTCGGTGTCGCGGGTGGGCGGCAAAGCCCAGTTAAACGCTTACCGGGCTGTGGCCGGAGATTTGCGCCTGACCTACTCTCAATTTGAGGAGTTGGAAGCTTTTGCCCGTTTTGGTACCCGGCTTGATGACGAAACCCGCCATACGCTGGAGCGGGGCCGCCGCATTCGCGAAATCCTCAAACAAGAACAATACGATCCCCGGCCTGTGGCCGCACAGATTGCCGTGCTGCTGGCCGTTATTGAAGGCGTATTTGATCAACTGCCGTTCGACCGGATTGGCCGGGTGGAGCAGCAGGTACGCGAGGTGCTGCCCGAAAAGCTGCCCGATTTGCACGAGCAAATCCAAACCGGTGAGGCCCTGGATGATGAAGAACGGGAGAGGCTGCTAAAAATCGTCAGGCAGCAAATCGGTTCAACGTACAATCAGGATCAAAAAGGAGCGGGCGATGGCCACAACTGA
- a CDS encoding F0F1 ATP synthase subunit C — MDNTGWIAIASMVIAGLTIALGSIGPALAQGRAVAEALRAIAQQPDESNTITRTLFVGMALIESFAIYCFLISMILIFFNPFWNQVSSGGGGG, encoded by the coding sequence ATGGATAACACAGGATGGATCGCCATTGCATCAATGGTCATTGCCGGGCTGACCATTGCCCTGGGGTCAATTGGCCCGGCCTTGGCCCAGGGGCGAGCCGTAGCCGAGGCGCTGCGCGCGATTGCCCAGCAGCCGGACGAATCAAACACCATTACCCGAACCTTGTTTGTGGGCATGGCCCTGATCGAGTCGTTTGCCATTTACTGCTTTTTAATCTCGATGATCCTGATCTTTTTCAATCCGTTCTGGAATCAGGTCTCGTCCGGCGGTGGAGGAGGTTAA
- a CDS encoding F0F1 ATP synthase subunit A: MDLTITPDTIVYWQWGPISLNATIVFTWVVMVVLVGGSWLITRNLSAELKISRWQSLLEMVVLTMRDQIGDIAQQKAGRYLPFVGTLFLFISLANFLSIVPGYQAPTGSLSATSALAICVFFAVPFYGMLERGVTGYLKHYVQPSPILLPFNIISELSRTLALAIRLFGNVMSGAIIVGLLISIVPLFLPVVLEAFELLIGQIQAYIFAILAMVFIASAARTRQEEEQSETEENE; this comes from the coding sequence ATGGACTTAACCATCACGCCGGATACCATTGTTTATTGGCAGTGGGGGCCAATCAGCCTGAACGCGACCATTGTTTTTACCTGGGTGGTCATGGTTGTTTTAGTGGGCGGCTCCTGGCTGATCACGCGCAACCTGTCGGCTGAACTGAAAATATCGCGCTGGCAGAGTTTACTGGAAATGGTAGTGTTGACCATGCGCGATCAAATTGGCGACATCGCCCAGCAGAAGGCGGGCCGTTACCTACCCTTTGTTGGCACGCTTTTTCTCTTTATTTCGCTCGCAAACTTTTTGAGCATTGTGCCCGGCTATCAAGCGCCTACCGGTTCCCTATCGGCTACTTCGGCCCTGGCTATCTGCGTTTTTTTTGCGGTGCCTTTTTACGGTATGCTGGAGCGAGGCGTAACCGGTTATTTAAAGCATTACGTCCAGCCTTCGCCAATCCTGCTGCCGTTCAATATAATCAGCGAGTTGTCCCGCACCCTGGCCCTGGCCATCCGGCTTTTTGGCAACGTGATGAGCGGCGCCATAATTGTTGGATTGCTCATCTCAATTGTGCCCCTGTTTTTACCGGTGGTGCTGGAGGCGTTTGAATTATTGATCGGCCAAATTCAGGCCTATATCTTTGCTATTTTGGCCATGGTGTTCATTGCTTCCGCCGCGCGCACGCGTCAGGAAGAAGAGCAAAGTGAGACCGAAGAAAATGAGTAA
- a CDS encoding ATP synthase subunit I, with product MNELYWYLFSFIAGAALGAFYFGGLWLTVRQLAKTNQPILWLSISFIGRLALTLAGFYLIAAGQWARLLIAIGGFFLARLILVKRFGYVKQQGV from the coding sequence ATGAATGAACTTTATTGGTATCTCTTTTCTTTCATCGCCGGCGCGGCCCTGGGAGCCTTTTACTTTGGCGGCCTGTGGCTGACCGTGCGCCAACTGGCGAAAACCAATCAGCCAATCCTGTGGCTGAGCATCAGTTTTATCGGGCGACTGGCGCTCACTTTGGCAGGCTTTTATTTGATTGCAGCCGGTCAATGGGCGCGGTTATTGATCGCCATTGGGGGCTTTTTTCTGGCCCGGCTGATCCTGGTTAAACGGTTTGGCTACGTAAAACAACAAGGAGTTTGA
- a CDS encoding AtpZ/AtpI family protein: MSRRKKQPGEDFYEKVDKKARRKTRARQQRERSLWTSLGVMGVVGWSVAIPTLLGTLLGLWLDANWPSSFSWTLTLLIAGLIIGCFGAWQWVSQEMEKIQQSKQQQDEESHDHE; this comes from the coding sequence ATGAGCCGGCGTAAAAAACAGCCGGGTGAAGACTTTTACGAAAAGGTTGATAAAAAAGCCAGACGTAAAACGCGCGCCAGACAGCAGCGGGAGCGCAGCCTGTGGACCAGCCTGGGCGTGATGGGCGTGGTGGGCTGGTCGGTGGCGATTCCCACGCTGTTGGGAACCTTACTGGGACTCTGGCTCGATGCCAACTGGCCCAGCTCGTTTTCCTGGACATTAACCCTGCTGATCGCCGGTCTCATTATCGGCTGTTTTGGAGCCTGGCAGTGGGTATCGCAAGAAATGGAAAAAATACAGCAAAGCAAGCAGCAACAGGATGAGGAATCGCATGACCATGAATGA
- a CDS encoding F0F1 ATP synthase subunit epsilon, giving the protein MKLKVLLPTEHLVEETVTKVSAEAENGAFTLLPRHIDFTASLVPGILAFELQSGQQRFLAVDQGVLVKCGAEVYVSTMNAVQSADLDELKQTVREQFEVLDEHEKKTHTALARLEANFIQHFMEIDEGRLG; this is encoded by the coding sequence ATGAAGCTTAAAGTCTTGCTCCCCACCGAGCATCTGGTGGAAGAAACCGTGACCAAAGTTTCCGCCGAAGCCGAAAACGGCGCGTTTACCCTGCTGCCGCGCCACATTGACTTTACCGCCAGCCTGGTGCCCGGCATTCTCGCGTTTGAATTGCAATCGGGGCAGCAGCGGTTTTTGGCCGTTGATCAAGGCGTTTTGGTCAAGTGCGGCGCGGAGGTATACGTGTCCACTATGAATGCCGTGCAGAGTGCCGACCTGGACGAACTAAAACAAACGGTGCGGGAGCAGTTTGAAGTATTGGACGAACACGAAAAAAAGACCCACACGGCGCTGGCCCGGCTTGAGGCCAATTTTATTCAGCACTTTATGGAGATTGACGAAGGGCGGTTGGGATGA